CCTGGGGTGGAGCGCAGACGAAGGTGCCGCGGCCGACGTGCCCGCGCACCAGCCCGCGCGCCTCCAGTTCGCGGTAGGCCGAGGTCACGGTGGTGCGGCTCAGACCCAGCTCTTCGGCCAGGTCGCGTTCGGAGGGGAGGCGCGCACCCGGCTTCAGCGTCCCCTCCTGGATGGCTGCTTCCAGGGAAGCCAGGAGCCTCCCATAAAGAGGCCCGTCACCGTTCACCGGCTTCAGCAACTTGGAAAAGCTGAACAGCGTCGCCATGGCCAATCCGCCATTGGATATTTAATGTCTGGCCGGGTTCCGGGAAGAATCTGCAAGAACCAAGGTAATGCTAGCACGTCCTCAAGGCAGGGGAGCAGGCCATTCCAACAATGGACTGCTCAGGGCGGAAGGGGGACTAGCGCGTGCCGCGCTCGCGGCGGAGGAAGGGCGCGATCGCTCCCCGCTTGCCCACGAACCGGGCGAACATCTTGACCGGGTCGATCTTGACGAAGGTGGCCTCGCCGCGGGCCAGCACCTCGCCCTTGAGGTTGCGGATCTCGGCCACGTTGATGTGGCGGCGGCCGTGCACCCGCTTCTCCCGCGACTCCACGATCAGCGGCTTCTGCAGCGGCACCGGCTTCAGGTAGTGGATCTCCATCACCCGCGTCAGCGCGATCACCGAGCGCAGCTTGTTGACCTTGCCCATGGC
This Terriglobales bacterium DNA region includes the following protein-coding sequences:
- a CDS encoding PaaI family thioesterase, which encodes MAGFPAKVGSAMAARTRVHGHETKHVRIPKNYCFVCGKDNPEGMHLKFFFDKRKKHFISRFRLDGRFVGPPAHSHGGIIATVLDEAMGKVNKLRSVIALTRVMEIHYLKPVPLQKPLIVESREKRVHGRRHINVAEIRNLKGEVLARGEATFVKIDPVKMFARFVGKRGAIAPFLRRERGTR